One stretch of Scyliorhinus canicula chromosome 7, sScyCan1.1, whole genome shotgun sequence DNA includes these proteins:
- the pdyn gene encoding proenkephalin-B encodes MKWSVFVLVLFVTSLHRVRADCANWCSTCNSVLGSSIKPLTCTLECEGVVLSTNEWESCDKALHSYKLDLFGIVDEALADPGTDENEDQSAEALLGKQHDSFVKRYGAFLKKIDRSRINAKQLAQQNGYKGQNLKHGGLLQKFGERGAAELEENSQELTAENLLEKNNDIARTQELKRYGGFMKGFGYKRSAELDDEENQDMELQKRYGGFMRRIGRPRYKWDNQKRYGGFLRRHFRVSVRSDDGDASDYSEEGSDL; translated from the exons ATGAAGTGGAGTGTGTTTGTCCTGGTCTTGTTCGTGACTTCACTTCACAGGGTCCGTGCAGACTGTGCCAATTGGTGTTCCACCTGTAACTCAGTCCTGGGCAGCTCCATCAAACCACTG ACCTGCACTTTGGAGTGTGAAGGGGTGGTTTTATCTACCAATGAGTGGGAATCATGTGACAAGGCGCTTCACTCATACAAGCTTGACCTTTTTGGCATTGTGGATGAAGCTCTTGCTGACCCCGGCACAGATGAAAACGAAGACCAGAGTGCAGAAGCACTTCTTGGAAAGCAACACGATAGCTTTGTTAAACGGTATGGGGCATTCCTGAAGAAGATTGACAGAAGCAGAATTAATGCCAAGCAATTAGCCCAACAAAATGGTTATAAGGGACAAAACCTTAAGCATGGAGGACTTCTGCAAAAGTTTGGTGAAAGGGGTGCCGCTGAATTGGAGGAGAATTCACAGGAACTAACAGCTGAAAATCTGCTGGAAAAAAATAACGATATCGCCAGAACCCAAGAGCTGAAGCGCTATGGAGGGTTCATGAAAGGCTTTGGCTACAAGAGAAGTGCAGAGCTGGATGATGAAGAAAATCAAGATATGGAACTGCAAAAGAGATATGGGGGTTTCATGAGAAGAATTGGTAGGCCAAGATATAAATGGGATAACCAAAAAAGATATGGCGGTTTCCTGCGGCGCCATTTCCGGGTTTCGGTCAGGTCAGATGATGGTGATGCAAGTGATTACTCTGAGGAGGGTTCAGATTTATAG